TGGATCGGCGATGACGGCGAGAAGCTTGCCCACCTCGTCGTCCTTTAAGTGGCGGGGCAGCGGTTTCGGCAGACGGATCGATATCCTCGTGACGGGATTGGCCGTCTTCATCCCCTCATCATCGATGAGATAGTCGAAGAAGAGGCGTATGGTCTGGAGGTGGCAGGTGATGGTCTTCGGGGACAGCTGTTTTCCCATAAGGTGATCCACGTAGCTGCCCATCTCTTTACGGGTCACTTCGTTGAGGGACACGTTGAGCCATGCGGTAAAGTGAGAGAGGATATTCAGGTAGTTCTTTACCGTATGGGGAGAGAAGTTCCTCCTCTTTAAGAATCGCCGGTATCTGTCAGTACTCTCCATCTGCTTCTCCTTTTTCGATGATCGCCATGGCCCGGAAGTATTCTTCTTCTCTGGTCCTGTCGGTTAATCTTGCGTAGCGGCGTGTCATCTCGATGTCCTGATGACCCAAGAGCTGCTGGAGGACTTCCAGCCGCATACCGGCATTTAAGAGCTCCGATGCATAGGTGTGCCTGAGGGCATGGACGGTGTAGCCCTTTT
The sequence above is a segment of the Syntrophorhabdaceae bacterium genome. Coding sequences within it:
- a CDS encoding tyrosine-type recombinase/integrase — its product is KGYTVHALRHTYASELLNAGMRLEVLQQLLGHQDIEMTRRYARLTDRTREEEYFRAMAIIEKGEADGEY